A genomic window from Micromonospora violae includes:
- a CDS encoding AAA family ATPase, translating to MTVVQLDRDIRIKAATYATRLAEVKTQFVDRDDVIDIVAMATLCREHALLIGPPGTAKSSVIDRLRKLLDVRYFAYLLTRFTEPAELFGPLDLAAFQRGSYRVNTDGMLPTAHIAFLDEVFQGSSAILNSLLTIVNERRFYNGSEAVELDLISLFASSNEIPDDPLLAAFSDRFLLRCNLDYVADDLIEDVLDIGWRGERDRIRTAAAEVEPVTARTEVTFPLTELIQLQNAVADVDVSGVRDTFAEILRTFRSEGVVFSDRRAVKAMKTFAASALLSGRPRAELSDLGQLVHLWTLPQDEVSIRRILADHQVSVLERGRQVRDITEISLDVRHIMRLRESAQTADEWREVIRRLHRLTTEVQRDHPAGQEVLGQLQQAQRETVAAYRERFEPNG from the coding sequence GTGACCGTGGTCCAACTCGACCGTGACATCCGGATCAAGGCGGCGACGTACGCGACGCGGCTGGCCGAGGTGAAAACTCAGTTCGTGGACCGGGACGACGTCATCGACATCGTCGCCATGGCCACCCTGTGCCGCGAGCATGCCCTGCTGATCGGGCCGCCGGGCACCGCCAAGAGCAGCGTCATCGACCGCCTGCGGAAGCTGCTCGACGTGCGCTATTTCGCCTACCTGTTGACCCGCTTCACCGAGCCGGCCGAGTTGTTCGGCCCGCTGGATCTGGCGGCCTTCCAGCGCGGAAGCTACCGGGTGAACACCGACGGGATGCTGCCGACCGCACACATCGCCTTCCTGGACGAGGTCTTCCAGGGCAGCAGCGCGATCCTCAACTCGCTTCTCACGATCGTCAACGAGCGGCGGTTCTACAACGGCAGCGAAGCCGTCGAGCTCGACCTGATCTCGCTGTTCGCCTCGTCCAACGAGATCCCGGACGACCCGCTGCTTGCCGCCTTCTCCGACCGGTTCCTGCTGCGGTGCAACCTCGACTACGTCGCCGACGACCTGATCGAGGACGTGCTCGACATTGGCTGGCGCGGTGAACGGGACCGGATCCGCACGGCGGCGGCCGAAGTCGAGCCGGTGACCGCCCGTACCGAGGTGACATTTCCGTTGACCGAGCTCATCCAGTTGCAGAACGCGGTGGCCGATGTCGACGTCAGCGGCGTCCGGGACACCTTCGCCGAGATCCTGCGGACGTTCCGCTCCGAGGGCGTCGTGTTCTCGGACCGCCGCGCGGTCAAGGCCATGAAGACGTTCGCCGCCTCGGCGCTGCTCTCCGGCCGTCCGCGGGCCGAGCTGTCCGACCTGGGGCAGCTGGTGCACCTGTGGACACTCCCGCAGGACGAGGTCTCGATCCGGCGCATCCTCGCCGACCATCAGGTGTCGGTGCTCGAGCGGGGCCGTCAGGTGCGGGACATCACGGAGATCAGCCTCGACGTGCGCCACATCATGCGGCTGCGGGAATCGGCGCAGACGGCCGACGAATGGCGCGAGGTGATCCGGCGGCTGCACCGCCTGACCACCGAGGTGCAGCGGGACCATCCCGCTGGGCAGGAGGTGCTCGGGCAGCTGCAACAGGCCCAGCGCGAGACGGTGGCGGCGTACCGCGAACGTTTCGAGCCGAATGGCTGA
- a CDS encoding ATP-binding protein produces MDEPDLTLGDLLREHPAFGLQPLDEEHLQVPVKSLALRVEPLGAAALYLPPGIPLPLASSEPAPEPEQVAPSASAQPAAGPSLGVLPNGNPERVSEREAVLTAHHVEINRAAAYLNSGLSVLIRCDKLLVEHLVREVPGRAGREPLLGELPAVAVGDVMSMGTGRRAALLATLARMVREAKDHQVVVVPHLDLLAGGSDAALTLEGRELTDVLYSRSECILLGFTDPSLMVPEVLANRFGVQMPIDILPREVTTSGGGRTPIGQALVTREEADLFDGFDAPELYKHIAGMNAVRLRHALRFAFHQHRPTTGAGSERPRFTDLVQELRVFKARASSSFEMPTVTFEEIGGYDTVKDELKRALKIVSGAVDLPEDLRHDLVPRGFIFHGPPGTGKTLFAKAVANKMDATIQVISGPEITDMYVGESERKVRELFAEARRNAPTVVVFDEFDSIAGRRSGRSDGGSRAGNAIVAQLLTELDGFRPEVPVLIIGTTNRIDIIDDALLRPSRFRPIRIDLPDELARREIAKVHARHFGIPVSDGLLDRISRATDRMNGDEIRSIFRDARADELVGEPRRRADARRLGELVGALRLGQQEHEIDSPEVVGTRPGRRATFTVLTPLRRPARRSSPERELTVIETVPTGGSAPVIRPSEPSTDPEEE; encoded by the coding sequence ATGGACGAACCGGACCTCACTCTTGGCGACCTGCTGCGGGAGCATCCGGCATTCGGGCTGCAGCCCCTCGACGAGGAACACCTGCAGGTGCCGGTGAAGTCGCTGGCGTTGCGCGTCGAGCCGCTCGGCGCGGCCGCACTGTACCTGCCGCCGGGCATCCCGCTGCCGCTCGCGAGCTCCGAACCGGCGCCGGAACCGGAGCAGGTCGCCCCCTCCGCTTCGGCGCAGCCGGCGGCCGGACCGTCCCTGGGTGTTCTGCCGAACGGCAACCCGGAACGAGTCAGCGAGCGCGAGGCTGTGCTCACCGCCCACCATGTCGAGATCAACCGAGCGGCTGCGTACCTCAACAGCGGGCTGTCGGTGCTCATCCGGTGTGACAAACTGCTGGTCGAACACCTCGTCCGCGAGGTGCCGGGGCGGGCAGGGCGCGAGCCGCTGCTCGGCGAGCTGCCCGCCGTGGCCGTTGGCGACGTGATGAGCATGGGCACCGGCCGCCGGGCCGCGCTGCTGGCCACGCTGGCCCGCATGGTCAGGGAGGCGAAAGACCACCAGGTCGTCGTTGTTCCGCATCTCGACCTGCTGGCCGGTGGCAGCGACGCGGCGCTGACGCTAGAGGGCCGGGAATTGACCGACGTGCTCTATTCGCGCAGTGAGTGCATCCTGCTCGGCTTCACCGACCCGTCGCTCATGGTTCCCGAGGTCCTGGCGAACCGGTTCGGCGTGCAGATGCCGATCGACATCCTGCCCCGCGAGGTGACGACGTCCGGCGGAGGCCGGACCCCGATCGGCCAGGCCCTCGTAACCCGGGAGGAGGCAGACCTGTTCGACGGGTTCGACGCACCGGAGCTGTACAAGCACATCGCCGGCATGAACGCGGTCCGGCTGCGGCATGCGCTGCGCTTCGCCTTCCACCAGCACCGGCCGACGACTGGTGCCGGTTCGGAGCGCCCCCGCTTCACCGACCTCGTACAGGAGTTGCGGGTGTTCAAGGCCCGGGCGTCCAGCTCGTTCGAGATGCCGACGGTGACATTCGAGGAGATCGGCGGGTACGACACGGTCAAGGACGAGCTCAAACGCGCCTTGAAGATCGTCAGCGGCGCCGTCGACCTGCCCGAGGACCTGCGACACGACCTGGTGCCGCGCGGGTTCATCTTCCACGGACCGCCAGGCACCGGTAAGACGCTGTTCGCAAAGGCTGTGGCGAACAAGATGGACGCCACTATCCAGGTGATCTCCGGGCCGGAGATTACCGATATGTACGTGGGTGAGAGCGAGCGCAAGGTACGCGAACTGTTCGCCGAGGCCCGCCGCAACGCGCCGACCGTGGTGGTCTTCGACGAGTTCGACTCCATCGCGGGGCGCCGGTCAGGCCGTAGCGACGGCGGCAGCCGGGCCGGCAACGCGATCGTCGCCCAGCTGCTGACCGAGCTCGACGGCTTCCGTCCCGAAGTGCCGGTGCTGATCATCGGCACCACGAACCGGATCGACATCATCGACGACGCTCTTCTGCGGCCGAGCCGATTCCGCCCGATCCGGATCGACCTGCCGGACGAGCTCGCCCGGCGGGAGATCGCCAAGGTGCACGCCCGGCACTTCGGCATCCCGGTCTCCGACGGGCTGCTCGACCGGATCAGTCGCGCCACGGACCGGATGAACGGCGACGAGATCCGCTCGATCTTCCGCGACGCCCGCGCCGACGAGCTGGTCGGCGAGCCGCGCCGCCGAGCCGACGCCCGCCGGCTCGGCGAACTGGTCGGCGCCCTCCGGCTCGGCCAACAGGAACACGAAATTGACAGCCCCGAGGTAGTGGGCACCAGACCGGGGCGGCGGGCAACCTTCACCGTCCTCACTCCGTTACGACGACCGGCCCGGCGTTCCTCGCCCGAGCGCGAACTGACCGTCATCGAAACCGTTCCGACTGGCGGATCGGCTCCCGTGATCCGGCCGAGTGAGCCCAGCACCGACCCCGAAGAGGAGTAA